Part of the Pseudobacteriovorax antillogorgiicola genome is shown below.
AGCCACAAGTGATTACAGGTGGTTACAACGATAATGTCACAGAAACCTATCTTAAATTCTTATTCAATGTGTGTCGAACGAGCCCGGACAGCACAATGAGCACTTTCTTAATTTTAATGTATCTATAGCGCCAACAGTGACTATTTATGGAAAAAGCAGCGAAGATAGCGAAGCAGCTCTATTTCATGACTTCTATGTTTCCATCAATGCCTATCTTTAGTGTAAAGTTCTCAGTTAGGCTATAAGTCCTCACTCTTAGAATTCTTCTACCTTGGCATCATCTGGAATAGTGTTGAGCCGCACTCAGATTTCAAGTTGAGCGCTAGTTTCGGATCAAAAACTAGCAGCGTATCGAGACCCCACCCCTGATCGATTGAAAACAGATTTTTTCTCAAGATTCTCGATCAAAGGTGGATATTCTATTGGTGAATCACTGTAGATAGCTATGGAATCTTGTAAATTACCCTTACCAATCGCAATAATCCTATGATTCCCACCTCTTTTCATAAGTTTATCGTATGAAGTTAGTAAAAAATTTTAATTTGAGATTAGAGACAAGGAGTTCTCATGTTGTCAGGAAAAAGTATTCTTTTGAAGGCATCGCTACTTGGCTTGCTTGGAGTGCAAAGCTGCGGTACAGACGCAGACTTTAGCCAAAATGGAAGCAGTCAACTTGATGGCTACTACGATAGTAGTAAGCTGTGGTCGAATAAGACAATTCGGGTTTGCTGGGATGATCTATCTGATAGCAATGCGACAGATCGTCAGTATGTAAGAGATAGGATTCGCGACACATGGGAGCGTCATTCGGCCCTTAAGTTTATTGGCTGGGATGAATGTGAGTTTTTTCGTGATGAAGATATTCACATCGAGGTGGATGACGTCGGACCACATGCGGATGGTCTGGGCGACGATATTTCGTTTACAGGATCTATGACGCTCAATTTCACCTTTCGAAACTGGGGTTCAAGTTGCACGTCTTCAACCAGCCAAAGAAATAACTGCATTGGTAGCAACGCTATCCATGAGTTTGGCCATGCCCTTGGTCTTGCCCATGAACACAATAGGTCTGACCGACCCGCGAATTGCACTAGCCCTACCCAGGGTTCGAATGGAGATACCATGGTGGGGAGCTTCGATCGTGACAGTATTATGAATTACTGCTACAACTCGTCCTACAACAACAGGTTGAGCGCAGGTGATATTCAAACCATCCAGCAAATGTACGGGACACCTTAAGCCTTAGATAGCTAGTGAATCATGACCTTCCGAATGAGTATTGACCTAAAAGTGGCAATATCGTCTCTACGTTCGGAAGGTTTTCAATCATATGAGGACGATGATGAAGTCTTTTAAAATGCTCTTTGGATTTATGGCTCTTGCACTATGCCTAGAGTCGTGTGTAACACAAGAGAGGATCATCAAGCCCGATGACATGGAACTTACTTTGGTTCGTATTCCCACGGGATTTGAATATGGGGTGAGCAAGGAGCCTCAAAAAAGGCGGCTGAAAATACCAGAAGCAGGGAGCGAGCTGCGCTCAAAGCTGGATCGATTGGTCAAAGTTGCTAGCTTTCGCACCTCATGCGACGAGGAGGTTTCTTACCATCGCTATATTGAAGTAAGGCATGGCGATGTGTTTCGGCGGTATGAAACAAGCAATCAGGACTGTGGCAAAGATGCTATGTTTGTCTCGGGAGACTTGTTTGATCAGTTGTGGGGTGATTTGGCGTCGTATCAATGACTCATTTGATTGCTGAATCGAAACGATTCGATCATGGGATCATGGTTTTGATCGTCGGCTAGACCTTCATATCGGCCAAGCCCTTGCAATCATAAGGGAGCAATCAGTCCCTCGGGGAAGCACTCCATAGTGATGGTGAGACCCCAGCAGCCGGGAGGAGCAAAATGCGTCAGCGATTTCAGACTTAGAGTAGCGGATCAATAAGCTTGCTTGAAGAGCGAGCGCGAGGTCAATCATGACCCTTCGGCTCTGGCTGGCTAAGTGATCGCGATCTTGCAGAGACTCGGTGATTCTTTGCAAGCAAGCCTTCACTAGGGAGTTCTCACTGGCAACATCTCTAACATCCTCTAGATAAGCTTCGAGTGCTTCAGGGTGTCGGTCGATAACCCTCAATAGATCCAGTGCCTGAATATTCCCGCAGCCCTCCCAAATTGCATTGATCGGTGCCTCGCGATAAAGACGAGGCATCATGGACGTTTCCATTACCCCGCTACCGCCCAGACATTCCATGGCCTCATAGGTGTGTAGTGGCACTTGCTTGCATAGCCAGTACTTGCCTACCGCTGTTGCGATGCGTAGAAAGTTACGCTCAGTTTCGTTGTGACTTTGCTGATCGAAGGCATGAGCGACACGAAGAGCGAAGATACTGGCAGCTTCTGATTCCAAAGCTAAGTCGGCCAGCACCTGCTTCATGAGATCTTGATCGACTAACTTCTTACCGAATGCCTTCCGTTGGTGGCAGTGGTGAATGGCCTGTACTGTAGACTGGCGGATTAAACCCGCTGAGGACACAAGGCAATCAAATCTGGTATGAGCAACCATGTTGATAATGGTGGCAACGCCGCGGCCCTGTTCTCCGATGAGCCAGGCTTTAGCACCATGGAACTCCACTTCACTGGATGCATTGGAGCGATTGCCCATCTTGTCTTTAAGCTGCTGGATATAGATCTTGTTCTTGACGCCAACATCTTGCCAGCGTGGCATGAGAAAGCATGACAAACCTTCCGGTGCTTGGGCTAAGACCAAAAAGAAGTCACTCATAGGTGCTGATAAAAAGAACTTGTGACCAATAATCTCGTAAATATCGCCCCAGCTATCCTTACCTTGTGGAATCGCCTGGGTGGTATTCGCACGAACATCGCTGCCACCTTGCTTCTCAGTCATACCCATGCCGAAGATAAGGCCGCTTTTATCCCCATAGAATTGGTCCCGTGGGTCGTAGCGTCGCGAGAGAATCTGCGGTTCCAAAGCTTTGGCGATGTTTGGGTTATGCCTTAGAGTGGGGATGGCAGCGAACGTCATGGTGCCAGGGCAGCAGTGACCAGCCTCAACTTGGGTCTGCATGTACATCTTCATGGCCCGAGCGAGATAGGCTGCTTTTTTCTGTTCCCATGGCTCAGAGTGTAAGCCGTTACGAATATAAGAGTCTAGCAAGCGATGATAGCTAGGGTGAAATTCGATGCGATCCACACGATTTCCAAAATGATCGTGGGTTCGCAAGGTGGGTGGGAATCGATTGGCAAGATTGCCGTCATGCAAAGTTTCTTCTCTGCCACATAACTCGCCGAAGCTTTCAAGTTGGTCTTGCCATGTTTGCCCACTAAAATGGTTTAGCCCTTCAAGCAAAACATTATCCTGACGCAACATATTATAGTCGACAAGATCATGGCTGACATTCTCTGCGCGATCAGGGCTAGCGATTTCAAATGGCATGGTGAGACCTCTAAAATGTGAAAACTGTTGTTCCACTACATTCTAGAAGCCCTTGTCTGGTGTCAAGCGTCATCGTCGAGGTTGTGATAAACGGTCACCACATCCTCATCTTCGTCGAGAAGGTCGATCAGGCGCTCAAACTTGCTGAGAGTGTCCTCGTCGGTCACGCTCTTCTTGGTAATGGGAACCCTTACTAAAGAGGCTTCATCGGGCGTAACTCCAATTTCCATCAGTTTTTCTTGAATCGCGCCAAATTCAGTCATCGCTCCTGACACCTCGTAGACTCCGTCGATCAGCTCGACCTCTTCAGCTCCGGCATCGATCATTGCTAGAGTAAAATCGTCTTCTGATTCAATGGCCTCGCTTGGTATCGTGAATAGGGCAATTCGATTGAAGACAAATTCTAGAGAACCTGCCGTTCCCAATGTTCCATCGCACTTGCGAAAGTAGCTCCGGACATTGGCGACCGTTCGCGTGTTGTTATCAGTTGATGTTTCCACGAAAATAGCGATGCCGCCAGGACCGTAGCCCTCGTAATAAACATCATCAAAGCCAGCCCCATCGGACCCTTGGCCTTTTTTAATCGCTTTCTCAATATTATCCTTTGGCACATTGAGCTTTTTCGCTCTCTCAACGGCAACCCGAAGTAAAAAGTTGCTTGCCGGTTCTGAGCTTCCGCTTTTTGATGCTTTGAAAACATCTTTGAGAGCCTTCGTAAAAACCTGGCCACGAGCTTTGTCTGCGGCACCTTTGCGGACTGCTATCTTAGCTGACTTTCGTCCCATAAAAATTCCTATCCTTTATCGGGCTTATGTTTGAGCCAATCCCAGCATTTAAGTACATGTTAGCGAGGATGGCAAGTGCCTGTGCAAGCATTCTTCAAGAGATTGGAGCGAGGGTTAAGTGCCAGAAGCAAAAAGATTTTTTAGAGAATGTGAATTCTGAGGGGAGGGGCGTGGTGGTTTGAGGGGGAGGGGTTGCCCCCTCTTCAGTTCGCTTAGTTGAAACCGTAATTATAGGTGTTCTGCCGCCCGTCCTTGGCTTGGATCGACCAGTAGATATGGTCGGACAAGTCATCTACGTAGAGGCGGAAAACCCAGTTGTTTTCTGTGGATTCGCCATTTTCAGGTGGATACGGCCCTCGGCTGAAGTCCAGTGAGGCTCCCTTTGTGCTTAGGACATGGCGCAGATACCAGCGGCTCACAAGGTATTCGTTAAGCGTAAAGGCTGGATGGGAAATATCCCAGTCATTTTCAGCCCCGTTGCGGGCGATGGCGACCGGGCTTTCATTGTCATCATCATCATCCATAAAGCTTACAAGCGCCCGATGGAGTGCATCGAGAAACGTGACTTGGTTGTTTTCCGCTAGTTGAGTCGCCAGCTCGGAGCGGTTGATCTGCAAGTTAACAGCCCCCAAGCCAAACTCATCCTCTAAGATCCTCTGAGCTTTGGCGATCGCGCTATCGACATCATCTGCGCGACGATCTCGCATGATTTCTTGGCCAGAGACCCGGCAGTTGAGATCCAATGTGAAGCCAAAAGAGCCGTTGATTCTTGAGAAAATCAATTTTCCATCGAATGGAGAGTTGGCATTCAAGACCTCAGGCACGAGAAGCTGAATCTGGCCGCTATCCTGCGACGGCTTTCCTAATGCCATAGGCAATAAAAACTGCTCGAAACCCTTGTAGCGAATAGGAGCGTAGTCTTGACGGTTGGCTAACTTAAAGACCTTCTCGATCTGCTCGTATTGGCAAGAGCCTGACCTGTCGCACTTGACACCTAGATCGAGTTCATAGCTAAGGAGTGAGCCACCTTGGTTTGCTGGCTCCTTGAGCCCTTCGATCGTCGCGCGATGCCGGCTGCTCTCAGCTTCGCTCTGGCAGGTGAAAGGAGTGGCAGCTTGAATCGCTGGGGCTGCAAATGCAAGGCTTAGAAATAAAACGCGTCCGATCATGACGGTGTCCTTAATGAGTTCGACAAAATGGATTAACTTTTAGCTTATCTCAGTATGCCAGCCAAACATCTATTTTCGATAAATGCTATCAAATCCTTGGATTGCAAGGAGTTCATGGGATGTAAATTCGTGAACCTCCACATGAAAGGTTCACGAATTATATGTCATAGTAGACTAGTGTCGAATCATTCAAATTCACACGTTATGTTAAAGGTGAGGCAGCCTTGTTCAATCTTTTCCTGACTTTCTTGGTCTTGAAGGCTAAAAAACACGAGTCCCCCGTTGGTGATCAGTTTTTCAATTCCCTTGGGATAGTCTTCAAACGGAATGTCGCGGAGATATAACCTGCGAACACTTGGCTTTTCTATCGCCACTTGGCTTAAGTCTAAGTCTACGAGATCAGTTCCGGATAAGACAAGTCTGGAAACAGAATCTCGCTGACTTAAACCGGTCCAAAATTCCGGACGCGGGGTCAGCCTGGGGTTCATGCTTAGATCAAGTGCTTCGAGTTTAGGTAGCATGGTGAATATGTCTCCGACTTCTTCTAAGTCGTTCGAGGAAACCGTAAGGCTGCCTATATTTGGCATATTGGAGCTGGCTACAAAACTCAGGTCTGAAATATTATTGCGACTTAGATCCAAATACTCACCAAAGTAGACAAAATTCGCCAGGTCCTTTGATTGAAGACTACTTTGGATTATTTTTAGAACCCAGAGCTTTCTGCCGGTAAAGGTGTCCTTTTCGAATGTGAGAGTCGAATTGTAAAAGCTTAACCTACTAAGTGAGAAAAGAGACTCAAAGTGAAAGCGATTCAAATCTAGCTTGCTGTTTTCGATCACAACATAAAAAGCATGGCCAAGCCCTACAAGGTCGTTCACTTGTAAGCGAGGTAAATCCTGAAGGAGTATCTCTGTTTCTCTATAATCAAGGTCTTTCATCAGGTTAGCATCGATATACTCGCAACTGTCGCGGAAGATCTCTTCGAACTGATTGCGGATGGCCAAGGATCTCTGGCAAACAGGGGTAAAGCGCCGAGAGAATCTTTTGTAATCTAAGCCGTAATGCTCTAGGTCTCCATGGAGTTCGCTTTTTGATGCCTCTTCAAAGTCAAGGGAGTGAAGGTAGTAGTTTACCCTTCTCAAGTTGTGGATGTCTTCAGGCAGGAAGAAATTCCAAAGCCATTCGTGAACCATTAAAAAGCTATATTGGAGCGGGTGGTCTTTGAGTTCGTTGATGAGGTTGCGATCGTATTCAAAGTCGACTCCTCCCGAACGGGGAACGCGAATAACTGCCTGAATCAAACTTCCGTCTTCGTTTTTACAGTTGTCTGGCAGATTCGATAGAATCAGTTCGTCGTCAATATCGATCAAAGGATTGGTTTGACCGTACCAGCTGTAGTAGCGCCTGATCCCTGAATAGCCAATGGTTTCTGTGAAATAGTGAAAAGATTTATAAAGTTCGGGGAAATCTAACTTAAGTTTCCTTAAGATTCTGTCCTTCGAGTCGTCCCAACTGTTGATACTAGCAAGTTGGGTATGCTCCATAGCCATATAAGTAAGAAGGTAGTCAAGGGTATATAGGCCTTCTAGCTCATTCGCCTCGCTGGCCAAGCAACGGATCGTATCACCACCGTTTCCCACACGAATGCCCTTGTGATTTTCTTGACTCAAAGCAGTTGAGCCTTGCCAAAGTAAGGTCGATACCAGAAGAAGATTTTTAAAATTTAGCATGATTAACTCTCTCTAGAAAAACTTAGTTGGTATTGATTGCATGTTTTTTTCTTGAAATTCAAGCAACTATATTGCACTAGTTCTATTCATGTGAAATATGAACGGGGTATACGGTGTCTTCTCTTGCAAGCTTTCTACAAGATGAACTCGACCTTAGGAAAAAGCGCAATCGCTATTATAACCAAAGCTCCTTTGCCCGTGATTTTAATATCTCGCGCTCCTTTTTAAGTCGTCTCTTGAAGGGCGAACGGTCTCTCTCCGATGAGAAGGTTCAAGAAATGGCGAATTTATTACCTTTAAAAAAGCGAAAGCTTTTCATTTTACTTGCCAGAAAAGCGCAAACGAAACTGGAAGTACCCTCTTTAGAAAAGAAGATCGAAAAGGAACAACGACTCAATGGCAAGAGTCTTGATCACATGACTAACGATGACTTTAAGCATATTAAAAGCTGGTATTTCCTTGCCATTCTTGAAGCATTGAAACTAGGGCGATTCACAAGGCAACATCTTTCTGAGTTTTTGGGCATCTCGCTGCCACAACTAGAACGGGCAGTGAATAGACTCTGCCGTATGAATCTCGCTCAAGAGATTGATGGCCTCATATCTAGCAGGCACCTTGATACAAGTATCGGCGAGGGAGTCCCTTGTGCAGCAATCAGGGACTATCACCGAGAAATTTTAGATCTTTGCCGCGATTACCTGACTAAGCATTCCATGGCCACTCGAAGTTTTAGAAGCTTTGTTGTCGCAGGTCATACAGATCTCATGAATGAAGCGGATGCAATTCTAGAAAAAGCACTTGATGAGATCGAAGACCTGTTTTCTGCAAAGCCACCTAATACTGTCTACCAAGTGTCTATGCAACTGCTTAGGATTGGCAAACAATATCAGTAGTCAGCTAGTCCCAAGAGATCGTTGTCAGTGATAAGGTAGACTTTGTACCCTGAGTGATCTGTGTGAGCCTCGCGGGTGCAGGCTGTGCAAAAAATGTTTTCTCTTGCACAAGTGTCAGATGACTCTCGGGTCGAGATACACATTTGGTAGGCTTGTGCGGTGGGATCGTAACGGAAATGCTGATCGAAGAGGAATTTTATTCCTGAGCTGCTGCCGCTGAAAGAATAAACTTCATAGTGGGCCTTATCACTGTGATCCTTGGACTCGACATCCTTGCAAAGATACTTTTCGCTTTTACACCTGGGGTCTAACTCCCGTGTTGCCTCGGCATTGAGACGAGCATTGGTGGTTTTGCTGTCGTGATACTGAATGGTGTCTACTTTGGTGAAGCCTTGAGCATTTAAAGAAGCCATTGCGATCACCGACAAAAGTAAATTTTTCATATTATCAATCCCTATATTGTTGTTACGGATCTATTGATACAAAAGCCGATGGCTGGCGTAAATGATCGAGCGATGGCTGGTTCACAAAGAGTTGCCTGCCTGGCAACACCTTCGCGAGCCTCTATTTCAATAGGGATTTCTTTGGAACCCTTATACTTTTTTGTCATGTTTTGACTTACCTTTGCCGAAACGTAGCAGACAGTAAGGGGGTGACGTGCGGCTGCTATTCCTATTTATCCTAGTTTTTATAGATTCTTGTGGCGTCGAACATGTTTTTGGCCATAAAGTCGACCATCGCTGTGATCGTGACCTGTGGGACGTTTGGGCTGGTGAATCCTGTGGACCTGAAGAAGTTCCTGAGGGGTACACTACGGACCCAGAAACCGGCGATGTCATCTGTAAGCTTGGTCTCAATAATTTCCAATGTAAGATTGATGTTGTTGAAGATAGTGTTTGGGCCAGTGAGGTCCATAGCTATGCTGTTCTAGGGCAGGGGACTAGCTATCAAGTCTATTACCGCTTTCTTACCAATGGCACCTATGAGCAATATGTAGTGGCTCGGTTCCCTTATTCCGAGTCTCCAATTTATGAGATGCGTACAGGTACCTTTGAAATCAACCTAGGGCTAGATGACTACGTGACCATGGATACCGTAGAAACTGGCATTGCGAGAGCTTGAAGCACTCCAGTAGAATCACGTCCAAGGATCTTCTCCGAAACCAGGATTTGATCGGTCTTAGGGTTCTGGGACGAAGTATCACGGGTCACCCTTCGATGACTGATCGGGTCTGAACTCCAACTTTACGGTATGTCGTTTTTCGCCGCTGATGTGCACTAAACTCTAAAGAATTAATGCTCACTATCTCAAAAAAATGCACCTGTTTTTGCTAGGCTAGCGGTTATTTCCCATTTGTCTCTATGGAGTGGTTTTAGATACCGATCAACCCCGTTACGCTGGGAACAATTGGGGATTTTAACATGATCTTTCGCACTCTTGCCATCTTTACATTTTTAACTTGGGGCTGTTTTGGAGGGCCTTACGATGAGTCTCAATCCCCAGATCAGACATCAGCCGATCCTTCCGTAAATAACACTGATCATGGAGTCGAAGCCCCTAAGAATGGGGAAGGCTCTGGCGAAACTGAGGATCAAAAGGTGTGTTCCGAAAATGGAATCGCTTTTGGCGAAGAGTGCCTCGATGGGATCATTTCTATAGATAGTTTCGGAGACAGTCGGATCGCACTCCGAACCAACAACAATCTGGTCGCTTTTGGTCGTTCGGATAATATGAAGAATTACGATGCTGTTCGAAATCAGCTCAATACAAACACGGTTCCTGTAAAGAAAATTGCAGGTTCTACTCAAGGAATTGCAGTTCTTCTTAGGGATGGACGTATAATTGCATTTGGTGATTTTGAAGATTCCATATTAAGCAGTTTGCATTCACAGCAAAATGTTGTGCAATTGGAAGCTAAGAACGACGGATTTTCGATTCTCGTAGGCTCTAGCCCTGAGGATGATTGCTCTGGGGGCTGCCAATTACTTTCCATAGGCGGTAGTCAGCCTGCAGCCACAATTTCAAATGCAGCCACAATTTTTGCTAGTAGTTATTCCAATGTCACCGTGGTTCGAAACACTGATAATTCTATCACTTATTTTCCGAATACTAGCCATGCACTTGCTGCAGAGGACGCCACCGGTTTTGTGAAGGTCGTTTTTGGGTATAAGGGCGGGATAGTAGGCGTAAGAGAAGATTTAACGGGGGCTATCTGGGGGAATAATGACCAAGGAGATAGTTCCGCAATCACCGGGGCTCTCGATAATATTGCAGAAGTAAACTTCGGTGAATATCACGGCCAAGTTATAAAAACTGATGGGTCGATCGTCGCTTGGGGGAGTACCGATTACTTTGCCTACGATGATGCTCCTGAATACTATAGCTTTACCTCTCAATCTGCTCAGGTCGTAAATATTACAGAAGTGGTTTCATTATCCGAGTCCTCACTAGCGCGGAGTGATCAAGGGAAACTATTCTTCTGGGGGTACGTGGACAGTAATGAACGAGATATCCTATCTATCGTCGGAAATAACAAGATAATCGATATTGCAGCCTTTGATGAACGTTACATAGCTCTAACAGAGGGAGGGGAAATTTTCTATACAGGAGATGCTATGTCCCCCCTAGACGAGGGAGGGCCTATTTCTGATGTTGTTTCTATGGAAGCAGCCAATGATTTTGTGGTTTTAAGATTGTCTAATGGCAAACAACGTCTTGTAGTTCCAGATGATTCCAATACCTACGAAAAAAAACTACTATCCATAGCCTTTGCGAAATTTTCTGGCAACGAATCTGGACTTCGGGACATCTTTATTTCTGAAGAGGAAAACGGAGCGATTTTCGTTAGCAACGACCTGAATGTCTATCCCATTGGGGAAGCTAGCGATGGTCTCGATCCTCAATACCTCGATCTATCTAAGCCTGTAGAGCAATTTTTCTTCAGCGGAGGTGGTACGCGTAGATACGCACTCACACAAGGAGAAAAATTCTATCTTAATTTTTCGAAGTATCATAGCTATTTTTTGCCCGAAATTAACGGGAGTGAAGTGGACGAGGTGCTGTTTACTTCTAATCTGCTGATATACGATACTAATGATATCGCAACAGTGATTGAACATGATACCGGTGCGGTTGTTACCCATACTAATATTGATTCCGTATACCAAGCGAATTATGGCTATCTCTTGCTGCAGCGACAAGAAGGGCAAGCAGACTGTACGGTTGGCTGTTCTTTAATTGTGGAAGAGCCGATTCAGAATCAAATAGATAGCTACTTAAATGATGGC
Proteins encoded:
- a CDS encoding M12 family metallopeptidase, with protein sequence MLSGKSILLKASLLGLLGVQSCGTDADFSQNGSSQLDGYYDSSKLWSNKTIRVCWDDLSDSNATDRQYVRDRIRDTWERHSALKFIGWDECEFFRDEDIHIEVDDVGPHADGLGDDISFTGSMTLNFTFRNWGSSCTSSTSQRNNCIGSNAIHEFGHALGLAHEHNRSDRPANCTSPTQGSNGDTMVGSFDRDSIMNYCYNSSYNNRLSAGDIQTIQQMYGTP
- a CDS encoding acyl-CoA dehydrogenase family protein gives rise to the protein MPFEIASPDRAENVSHDLVDYNMLRQDNVLLEGLNHFSGQTWQDQLESFGELCGREETLHDGNLANRFPPTLRTHDHFGNRVDRIEFHPSYHRLLDSYIRNGLHSEPWEQKKAAYLARAMKMYMQTQVEAGHCCPGTMTFAAIPTLRHNPNIAKALEPQILSRRYDPRDQFYGDKSGLIFGMGMTEKQGGSDVRANTTQAIPQGKDSWGDIYEIIGHKFFLSAPMSDFFLVLAQAPEGLSCFLMPRWQDVGVKNKIYIQQLKDKMGNRSNASSEVEFHGAKAWLIGEQGRGVATIINMVAHTRFDCLVSSAGLIRQSTVQAIHHCHQRKAFGKKLVDQDLMKQVLADLALESEAASIFALRVAHAFDQQSHNETERNFLRIATAVGKYWLCKQVPLHTYEAMECLGGSGVMETSMMPRLYREAPINAIWEGCGNIQALDLLRVIDRHPEALEAYLEDVRDVASENSLVKACLQRITESLQDRDHLASQSRRVMIDLALALQASLLIRYSKSEIADAFCSSRLLGSHHHYGVLPRGTDCSLMIARAWPI
- a CDS encoding TIGR02147 family protein, with the translated sequence MSSLASFLQDELDLRKKRNRYYNQSSFARDFNISRSFLSRLLKGERSLSDEKVQEMANLLPLKKRKLFILLARKAQTKLEVPSLEKKIEKEQRLNGKSLDHMTNDDFKHIKSWYFLAILEALKLGRFTRQHLSEFLGISLPQLERAVNRLCRMNLAQEIDGLISSRHLDTSIGEGVPCAAIRDYHREILDLCRDYLTKHSMATRSFRSFVVAGHTDLMNEADAILEKALDEIEDLFSAKPPNTVYQVSMQLLRIGKQYQ
- a CDS encoding YebC/PmpR family DNA-binding transcriptional regulator, producing MGRKSAKIAVRKGAADKARGQVFTKALKDVFKASKSGSSEPASNFLLRVAVERAKKLNVPKDNIEKAIKKGQGSDGAGFDDVYYEGYGPGGIAIFVETSTDNNTRTVANVRSYFRKCDGTLGTAGSLEFVFNRIALFTIPSEAIESEDDFTLAMIDAGAEEVELIDGVYEVSGAMTEFGAIQEKLMEIGVTPDEASLVRVPITKKSVTDEDTLSKFERLIDLLDEDEDVVTVYHNLDDDA